The following are encoded together in the Cololabis saira isolate AMF1-May2022 chromosome 5, fColSai1.1, whole genome shotgun sequence genome:
- the LOC133444360 gene encoding transmembrane protein 60-like yields the protein MNMSLAQRVLLSWIFALVFLIMLVLKLDSKIHWNWFLIFLPVWTFDTILFLMLVVEMAGRCKPDFHPRDGELGLTKRLWDLTALLLKLGFCLTLCSHLEKLTDTFVSVVCAPLWLLLGGALLELAHSVFFYQSD from the coding sequence ATGAACATGTCCCTGGCTCAGCGTGTGCTCCTGTCCTGGATCTTTGCCTTGGTCTTCCTCATCATGCTGGTCCTCAAACTGGACTCCAAAATCCACTGGAACTGGTTCCTGATTTTCCTCCCTGTCTGGACCTTTGACACCATCCTCTTCCTCATGCTGGTGGTGGAGATGGCAGGTCGCTGCAAACCAGACTTCCACCCCAGAGACGGGGAGCTGGGTTTAACCAAGAGGCTGTGGGACCTGACAGCTCTGCTGCTGAAGCTGGGCTTCTGTTTGACACTGTGCTCTCACCTGGAGAAGCTCACCGACACCTTTGTGAGTGTGGTGTGTGCTCCTCTGTGGCTGCTGCTGGGCGGAGCGCTGCTGGAGCTGGCACACAGTGTGTTTTTCTACCAGAGTGACTAA